The following DNA comes from Rhodanobacter sp. AS-Z3.
TGGAAAGCGTGCGCGAGCGTCACACGGACGCCAGTGAACACCTGAACGCGGTGCAGTCCGAGGTCTACAAGGTTGGCGGCGAGATTGCCCGCGTCGAGCAGCAGGTGCGCTACAACAAGGAAACCGCCGAGCGCCTGCAGCGCGCGCAGGCTGATGCCGCGCGCGAGCATGCCGAACTGGCCGCGCACATTGCCACCGACGGCGAGCAGGTTGAGGCCTTGCGCCTGGCACTGGCCGAAGGCGAACCCAGGCTCGAAGCGCTGCAGCAATTGCAAGACGACACCGGCGAAGCTCAGCGCAGCACTGAAGCCAAGCTCGCCGACTGGCAGCAGCGTTGGGACAGCCACACCCGCAACGCCGGGGAATCCAATCGTGCGGCTGAAGTCGAGCGCACCAAGCTCAATTATCTGGATCGTCAGGCGATCGACCTTGCGCGTCGCCGCGAGGTACTGGAAACGGAGCAGAAAGCCACCGATATGGCGGCACTGGATGCCGCCGGCGAACAGTTGGCCAACGAGCACGACACCCAGCGCGAACGTGTCGAAACCCTGGGTAGCCTGCTTGATCAGCATAAATCCAGTCACGAGAAGGTGCTGGAAGACGAGCGCCAGGTGCAGTCGACCCTGAACGAAGCACGCCAGCAGTTGCAGACGGCACGGGGCCGACATGCGTCGCTGGAAGCCTTGCAGCATGCCGCGCTCGGGCAGGAAGAAAATGCCGCCAGCAGCTGGTTGGCACGACTCGGGCTGGATCACTCCCGTCGTCTGGGTGCCGCGCTGCAAGTCGAGGCGGGTTGGGAGACGGCCGTGGAAACCGCGTTGAGCGGCTTCCTGGACAGCGTGCTGGTGGACCAGGCGCATGCGCTAGCCAGCGAATTCCCGGCGATCGAGAATGCCGATGTGGCTTTACTTGACGCCAGCGAAGGCGGTGGCAACACCGCCGGTACGCTGGCGGCACAAGTGCGCGGTCCGGCCGCTGCCATGGCGATTCTCGGCCAGGTATTCACCGCCTCCTCCATTGACGAAGCGCGTCAGCGCGCCGCGTCGCTGGCGCCGCACCAGTCGGTGATGACCGCCGCTGGCGAGTGGTTGGGTCCGGGTTGGGCGCGCGTGCGCCGGGCGCAAGGCAGTCAGGTTGGTGTGCTGGCACGCGAGCGCGAATTGCGCACGTTGACCGAGCAGATTGCCATGCTGGAAGCGCAGTTGGAGGAAGCCAGCGAACAGCTCGACACGCTGCGTACCAGCAAGTTCGAAACCGAACGCGCGCGCGACGATGCTCAGCGCGAGTTGTACAACGCCCATCGCCGCCAGTCCGAACTGGCCGGCCAGCTGCAGAGCCACCGGGGCAAGCTTGAAACCGCGCGCGCCCGCGCCGAGAAGGTCAATGGCGAGCTGGCGGACCTCACGCGGCAGATCGATGAACTGCAGGGCCAGACCCGCGAGGCACGTGCGCGACTGGATGAATCCGTGGGCCTGATGGGCGATCTCGAAGACCAGCGCCGCGAGTTGGAAAACGAGCGCCGTGGTCTGCTTGAAGCGCGCGAAGAAGCGCGCATGAATGCGCGCGAGGCCGCCGATCAATCGCATTCGCTGGCACTGTCGCTGGAGTCCAAGCGTTCTTCGCTGAGTTCACTGGAACAGACCCTGGGTCGCATGGATGCGCAGTTGCGCCAAATCGAAGCGCGCCGCAACGAGATCACCGAGCAGCTGGCGGCCGGCTCCGATCCGATCGCCGAACTGGAAGCCGAACGGCAGGCCTATCTGGAGCAACGCCTGCTGGTCGACAAGCAACTGGTCGAAGCGCGCCGCGCGCTGGAAGACTGTGATATCGAGTTCCGCAAGCTGGAGCAGCAACGGCATCTGGCGGAGCAGGGATTGGCGAGCCTGCGTGAAGGTCTGTCGCAGAAGCGACTTGCCGCGCAAGCCCTGCAGTTGCGTGCCGACCAGTTGGCCGAGGCGATCGCCGCGTCGGGGCTGGAACTGGAAACCCTGCTTGCCGAATTGGCGCCCGATATTGACGCCAACCAGTGGCGCTCGCAGCTGGCCGATCTTGGTCAGAAGATCGCGCGACTGGAGCCGGTGAATCTGGCGGCGATCCAGGAACACGCTGAACAAAGCGAGCGCAAGACCTACCTCGACAACCAGCTTGCCGATCTGGTTGATGCGATGGAGACGCTGGAAGGCGCAATCAAGAAGATCGATCGCGAAACCCGTCAGCGCTTCAAGGAAACCTTCGACAAGGTCAACGCCGGTGTGCAGGAATTGTTTCCGCGCCTGTTCGGTGGTGGCCATGCGTATCTCGAACTGACCGGCGACGACCTGCTCAACACCGGCGTAACGATCATGGCGCGCCCGCCCGGCAAGCGTCCGTCCAACATCTCGCTGCTGTCCGGCGGTGAGAAGGCGCTGACCGCGGTGGCATTGGTGTTTGCCATCTTCGGCCTCAACCCGGCGCCGTTCTGTCTGCTCGACGAGGTCGACGCGCCGCTGGATGAAGCCAACGTGGGGCGCTTCTCCAGCCTGGTACGCGAGATGAGCGAACACGTGCAATTCATCTTCATCAGTCACAACAAGGCGACCATGGAAGCCGCCACCCAGCTTTGCGGCGTAACCATGCGCGAACCCGGCGTGTCACGATTGGTGCAGGTGGATCTGGCCGAAGCGGCTAAACTGGCAGGCGCTGCCTGAGGAACCTCATGATGACGTTGCAACCTGTGCTTGCCTTTGCCTGGAATCCCGCTGTCGGCATTCCGATGTTGATTGTCGGCATCATCGTACTGGCGCTGCTGTGGCTGTTCGGTCAGCCGAAGAAGGAGCAGGGCAAACGCCGTATCGTTCCCAGTCCGCAGACCGGCGAGCGCCGTGAGCCGACCCTGGGTGCATCCGATGCCGAGTCGATCGATGACGACTTCTATACGAGCGACATCAAGCCGCAGCAAGGTGAGCTGGAAGTTGGCTTGCGCGAGGAACTGGAGCGACTCGGCGCTGCACTCTCGGGTGATCGCAGCAAGGAGCCGGCGCCCGCGCCGGGTCCAAAAGGACAAAAGAGCAGGCAACAGCCGAAACTGGCCGATCACGTGGCTTCAATCATCGACGCATTGCGCGCGCCCAGTTCCGGTGACGTCACGCCATTCGACGCGCCGGTGACCGCGCAGGAAGCGTCGCCACCCGTAGCCGCGACGGCGACACCGTCAGCCGCGACGGTGCAGCGTTCGGAAGTGGGTCGCCGTCCCGCTCAACTTCCGGTGGAACGGATCGTGACCTTGTTCGTGGTGGCACGTGAAGGAGGCCGTTTTCACGGCCCGGATCTGATCGTGGCCGCCGAAAAGGCCGGTCTGGAATTCGGCGACATGGGTATTTACCATCGTCTGGTCGACGGCAAGCGCGAACTGGGTCCGCTCTTCAGCGTCGCCAACATGCTCAAACCCGGCAACTTCGACCTTTCCCGGTTGGAAGACTTGCGCACACCGGGCGTCAGTTTCTTCATGACCTTGCCGGCGCCGCTGCCGGCGCTGGACGCGTGGGATGCGATGCTGCCCACCGCCCAGCGGCTGGCCGAGTTGCTTGATGGCCTGGTGCTGGATGAAGAGCGCAATGCGCTCGGCCGCCAGGGTATTGCGCACATCCGCGACCAGTTGCGCGGCTGGGATCGAGATCACGAAGGCAAGGAAATCATCTTCGGTCGCTGATACGTTTCAGCCGCCCGTGCTGCGCCGGGGTAACTTCCAGTCAGCCCGGATGAAATGGCAGGTGTAACCCTGCGGATAGCGTTCCAGATAGTCCTGGTGCTCCGGTTCGGCTTCCCAGAAGTCGCCAGCCGGTGCCAGCTCGGTCACCGCCTTGCCCGGCCACAAACCTGAGGCATTGACGTCGGCGATGGTGTCTTCGGCGATTTCCTTCTGCTGCTTCGATGTGTAGTAAATCCCCGAGCGATAGGATGTGCCGCGATCATTGCCCTGGCGGTTTGGCGTGGATGGATCGTGGATCTGGAAGAAGAATTCCAGCAAGGTGCGATAGCTGATCCGCGAGGGATCAAACACGATCTCGATGGCCTCGGCATGACTGCCATGGTTTCGATAGGTCGCATTCGGCACGTCGCCACCACTGTAGCCGACCCGCGTGGACAGCACGCCGTCGCGCTGGCGAATCAGATCCTGCATGCCCCAGAAGCAGCCGCCGGCGAGAACCGCGCGCTCGGTATTCATCGCACATCCTCCACCTGATCCAGCCACGCGCCATAGCCTCGCGCTTCCATCTCGTCGCGATGGACAAAGCGGAGCGAGGCGGAATTGATGCAGTAACGCAGCCCGCCACGATCCCGCGGGCCATCCGGGAAGACGTGACCGAGATGGCTGTCACCATGCGCGGAGCGCACCTCGATACGAACCATGCCGTGGGTCATGTCGCGCAACTCATTCACGTGCGCCGGCTCCACCGGCTTGGTGAAACTCGGCCAGCCACAGCCGGATTCGAATTTGTCGGACGAGGCGAACAGCGGCTCGCCCGAAACCACGTCGACGTAGATGCCCGGCTCGTGATTGTGCAGATATTCGCCCGTGCCAGGCCGTTCAGTGCCGCTTTCCTGGGTTACCCGAAACTGCTCCGGGGTGAGGTTGGACAGAGCCTCGGCGTTTCTGGTGTAGGTGGGCATGTGCAGCTTCCTTGGAACGACGTTCGGTCTGATTGAAGATGGCAGCGGAGCGACGTTTATCAAGGGTTCGCTGGTGTTGCGTTGCTGGCACAAGGACACTAGGGATGCTCTGATCAATTAAGTTCAAAATGGCCGTCCAGACGGCCGTGCTAAAAATATGGATTGACTACGACGAAAAGGCAGATTGTGAGGCATATCGCCGCCATCGCCGTGCTGGGTTACCCCCAATCGCCTCGATTTCCCGCCTCACAGGCGCACCTCCCCTGCGGACGCTAGCAACGTTCGTCGCACCATCCACAGATTCGATAGCGCGAACAGCGTGAGTATCTGAGCGGTGTTCTTGAGCAAGCCCTTGAAGCGCACCTTCTGATAGCCGAACTGCCGCTTCACCACCCGGAACGGATGCTCCACCTTGGCTCGAACCGCGGCCTTCATGTGCTCGGTGTGCTTGACCGCATCCTTCAACTCGCCCTCGGGCATCGCCTTCACGCTGCCGCGTTTGGCCGCGATATGCCACGTGCGGCCGCGCTTGGGTGCCCGTTTCTCGGCGCCTTGGTAGCCGGCATCGGCATGCACCGTCTTCTCTTGGCCGTGCAGCAACTTGTCCACTTCCGTCACGTCGCCCACGTTGGCAGGTGTCGTGGTTACCGTGTGCACCAGCCCCGATTCCACGTCCACCCCGATGTGCGCTTTCATGCCGAAGTACCACTGCTGGCCCTTCTTCGTCTGGCGCATGTCCGGGTCACGCTGTTTGTCCGCATTCTTGGTCGAGGACGGCGCCTGAATGATCGTGGCATCCACGATCGTGCCCTAGCGTAGCAACAGGCCCTAGCCGCTCAGGTGCGCATTGACCGCTTCGAAGATCTTCACCGCCAGGCCGTGCTGCTCCAGGAAGCGACGGAACTTCAGGATCGTCGACTCGTCCGGAATCGCGTCCTCGTTCAGCTCCAGCCCGGCAAACCGGCGCATGGACTCGATCTCGTACAACGCATCTTCCATCGCTGGATCGCTCAGTGCGTACCACTGCTGCATGAAGTGGATCCGCAGCATCGTCGATGCCGCCATCGGCGGGCGACCGCGACGACCGGAGGTCGGATAGCTCGGTTCGATCAGCGCCAGCAGGTCGGCCCACGGCACGACTTTGTCCATCTCACCCAGAAACCGCTCACGACGTGTCGGCTTCTTCTTGACTTCAAAACTCAACGAGGCGAACGAACGCTGCTTCATCGGCGATGGGCTTCCTGGGGACTGCTGGCTATGATGCCGCAGACGGGGAATAAATCAGAGCATCCCTAGGGCGTCTTGCTTGGGTGCGCCGTGGACTCTAGAAAATACCGATTGCAGGCTTCTCACTAATACCCGCCCGAGCTAATTTTGCCAGCAACTTGTCAAACTGGAATGGCTCATCGAGGGTGAAGCCAGGCTTGTGCAGGCGAATCTTGCACTGGCGAATGTTGGCAATACGCTAACTGAGGGAGAGTTTCAATTCTTCGGCGACCAAAAGGGGATGGCGAGACTGGGTAGTCAGGGCTTGCTGCGCAGGCGGTGTCGTCCGGGGCCCGCTGCAGCCCAGTGCGAGAAGCGCCCTCACACTTCGTGTAGGCATTCGCCTACAGCACAGGCTATGATCATGTGTGACGCTGGAAACGGTATGCCGCGGCTGTGCTTGATGACAGTTGGTCCAGCTACAAGTGGACGACAGGCAACCGCACGAGACAAAGTCGGTTGATTGGGCTTTATCGAATACAGGCGTTGTGGGCCGTCGAGGGTGGCTCGCAAGTAGCCGCATCAGCCAACTCGATAAAAGTTTGCCAGTTCGATTGATTCGCCATAAGCATCTGTTTCGCCGCGTTCAGCGCCGCACAAAGTCAGAGCCATTCGCGTCCAGCATTTTTTACGCCGAACGGCGTTCCTGGTAGGGCGAGCGTCAGCTCCGTCCCATGCAGGTTTGCGGCGCGATTCCGAAACCATCCGCGTGCGGGCGGGGAATATCAGGATTACATTTACTTTTGCGTTTGTTTGGACGGCTAAATATATTAATGTCAACGTGGCTGATCTATATAGACTTGCCAATTCGTGTTTAAGGAAACTTCTTGCCGGCGCGGTAGCTTGAAGCATTGGGCATGGCTCTTGCGAGTCCTTGTCTGGTCACACCGGTTAACGATGGATATGCATTGCCTGCTGGTCTAAAACGTCGATAGTGCGGTGGCGTTTCTGGGGAGATGAACGATGCCGGTCATGCTGGGTCAATCCAAGGTTTTCGGGCAAATGCTCGCGCAACTGCATTGTTATTCCCGGTGCGACGTGCAAATTCTTCTGGAAGGCGAGACAGGAACTGGGAAGGAGCTCGCCGCCCGGGAAATTCACTACGCCAGCGAGCGCCGTGAGCGACCGTTTGTTCCGGTCAATTGCGGTGCGCTGCCTGACACACTGATCGAGAATGAACTCTTCGGCCATGAGCGTGGTGCCTATACCGATGCCAAAAGCGCACAGCCGGGGCTGATCGAGCACGCGCGCGGCGGCACCCTGTTTCTTGATGAGGTGGATTCGCTGTCCATCAAGGCGCAAGTGACTTTGCTGCGCTTTCTTGAGAACAACGAATATCGACCGGTGGGAGGCGGTGTGACGCGATTTTCGAACGCGCGCATCGTCGCGGCTACCAACGCCAGTCTGGAGACGCAGGTAGCGGCCGGCCTGTTTCGGCGCGATCTGCAGCATCGGCTCAACGCCCTGCATGTGCGTCTGCCTCCATTGCGTGAGCGCGGTGGAGATGTACCGATGCTTGCCGAGCACTTCCTTCGGCAAGTCTCCCAAAGTATGGACAGGCCTGCCAAGCATTGGAGCGCTGGAGCTTTGCGCGTACTGGATGCGCACGATTGGCCTGGCAATGTACGTGAACTGGAGAATGTCGTATTGCGTTCTTACCTGGGCACGGACGGGGCAGTGATAGACGCGTTCACTCTCGATGGTCTCATCACATCCGTGTCGAACATTTCATCGCACTCGCCGGCAAGCACGCTCCAGGACGATGGCGAGCTTCATTACGTTTCTGCAAAGCACAATGCCATGAGTGCGTTTGAGCGATCCTACCTTTTTGGCCTGATGACGAAGACTTCCGGAAACATTACCGCCGCGGCGCGTCTTTCCGGTACGGACCGGCGACAGCTTGGAAAGCTGCTCAAGAAGCATTGCATTGAGACGGGTGTGTTTCGGTAGTGGATCGCTGCGTTTTCACCGTCTGCTCTCAAGGCATGGTCGGAATGCGCAAGCTCCAGATCCCATTCGTTCGCAAGCCAATCGCCATTGTCCCCACCTCATTCGCGCTTGGCGGGCGAAGGGCCTTGAGGGCAAGGCAGTACCTCTGGGTGTGAGTTGACCCACCTGCACCATTGGACCGGGTCAAACCTTACCCAGTTGTTCGCCTGATCATCGCAGACCGGCCATTTAGCGCCATTTTTCATTGCGATGGTTGGCACGGTGATTGCCTCAGTCCCCAGTGACATGGAGGTGACGCATGAACCATCGGCAAATCCCGGAGCACGCTGACTGCTGTGAAGTGGAGTGCGCGGTACTGGGCTATTTGGCGCAGCACCCCGATGCCGCGGACACGCTCGATGGCATCGTGAGCTGGTGGTTGCCGACGCAACGCTACGAAGCCGAACGCCAATGCGTAGAGAAAGCGCTGGAACACATGGTCGAGCGGGGCCAGTTATGCCGCGACCACCTTCCCGGCGGCAGTGTGCTTTACGCACTGAGACATGCCAACCATTCGCGGCTGCACTGACCAATGCACACCGTCATGGCCAAGAACGCCGACATGTCAGCCCTCGCAAAATTTCCGAGCACCGGTATCGCGGGGATGCCCAGCAGTGCTCGAGCCATTGCGGTGAGCGCCGCAACGAAGACGGACAGCTGGCCGCATACCCGGCTCGGCATGTATGCGTTGAACAAGGTCAACCTGTTTGAGCTGCCGAGTTTCCCCGCAGACGCGCGTGATGGTGTTGGTCGTGAGTCCACCGCGCTGCTCGACCCGGGCTTCGATCACTGCAGTATTCACTGTGAAGCCAGGAGGCGGGCATGCTTTCACATGCTTTGACCATCGTGGCAAACGAACTGGAGCGACACTTGGCTGACGCATACGGCGCGCCGGCAGTGTCGCCCCAGGTGCGCCTTGGCAACATCGCCGAGGGCGTGGGTGGTGGCAGTCCCGGGGCGATTCCGCGCGACGTGCTTGCGTTCTCGATGATCAATATCCGCGAGGAGAAGACGCTCAAGAATCTGGTCCAACCTGTGCGCAACGATGCCACGTTGCGCGTGCAGTACCAGAACCCGGCGCTCTACCTGAATTTTCACATCATGGTTGTGGCAACCCACACCAGCTACACCAATGCGTTGCTGCTGCTATCGCGCACGATCAAGTTTTTCCAGTTCAACAATGTCTTCAACCAGAACTCGGTGGCGCCGGATTCATTGACCACCAATGCGCCCACCAATCCGCTGGATCAACTCGAAACGTTCAAGCTGATTTTCGACATCTATTCGCCGACCCTGGAAGAGGTAAATCATCTGTGGGGCACATTGGGTGGCAAGCAGTACCCGTTCGCGCTGTACACGCTGCGCCTGCTGGAGATGACATTCCGTGCCATCCAGGCTGAGGGTGGCCTGATCACCGAGGTGGCGGGCGATACCTCCTTGCGGTCGTTCCAGCAGATCGGCTTGGGGGGCTGAAATGAGTGAGCGTTCAACTACCTCGTACCGCCGCCTGTTCGAAGTGCGATTGCTGCATCACTACTGGCTGGATGATGGTGGGCAGCGCTTTGACACGCTTGCGCCAGAGAGGCAGGCCGAGCGTCTGTTGAACTATGAGGTGCGACGGCTGCTGCAGGTGACGCCAACACCGTCCACGCTAAGGCAGCTGGGCTCCCAGCGCTGTTTGTTCAAGCCAACCGGGCGGGGTTTCATCGTGGCGGCGCCGAGCGAAGCGACGTTCGACCCGGCTGCCACGTTCTCGTTCGCGCTGTCGATCGCCAGCGGTGACTGCCTGGACTACACCGCGCTGACCTTCCGACCAAAGGCCGTGCAGGAAGCTGTCGACCCCACCGATCTGTCACCGTCCCGAGTGATCTATCGCTACAAGGCAGACGTGCCGGTACTGTCCAATCTCACCGGGGCCAAGCGCACCCTTGGTTCTGGCCAGGTGCTGTTTCTGTCGCGTGACTATCCGGCGCCAGCCGCGAGCGACACGGTAGAGGCCATGGTGCTTTCCGCCGGTGCCCTGCTGCAACTGACCAGCGACAACCCCGGCGCGACCACCGAACAGTTGGCGGCTTCCGCCGCCGACTTGCCGGTGTTCATGCACCAGGGCGATGTGCCGGACATCGTGCCGCCGGCCGGCGTGGTCGGTGCGCCGGTGCGTGGTGTGCAGCTCAGCGACGAGATGTCCGATGACGTGTTCGCCCTGATCACACTCACCGCGGTGCGGGCAGGTGATGACGACTTCAGCTTCGTCGACGGCACTGGTGCGGCGAAAGTGCCCGCCACCGTCTACGACGTGCGGTTGAAGAACCGGTCTACCTGGTGGACCTATCTCGACAAGCGGACCGGCGTGCTCGACGCAGCCGAACCGCAACCGTTGCCGCTGACCTTTTTCGGCAATGCAGGCACCCGGCAGAAGCCTTCTCAGGGCATCGTGAAAGCGCAGGTGAGCGGCGCGCGCATCACGCAGCTTGTTTCGGAGATCTACATCTAGGTTTTTTCACACCGTCCACTGAACCAGTACGCGGAATAGAGGGAGTTCACGGTCATGGCCTACAACACACCTGGCGTCTACGTTGAAGAAATTTCGTCGCTGCCGCCATCAGTGGCTGGCGTCGCCACGGCGATCCCCGCCTTTATCGGCTACACGCAGCAGGCGATGCTGTCGACGGCTGGCGACCTCACGCTGAAGCCGACGCGCATCGCCGCAATGGTCGACTATGAAAAGCACTTCGGCGGTGCCGATCCGGAGCTGAAGATCAAGGTCACCATTGCCAGCGCCGCGGACGGCAGCCTCAACGCGGTAGCGACACTGGCGGAGGCCGATCGATCCCACCATCTGATGTGGTACGCCTTGCGCCTGTATTTCGACAATGGTGGCGGACCTTGCTACATCTGCTCCGTCGGTGGCTATGGCGCGCTGGACCTCACCGAACTTGAGAACGGTCTCACTGCGGTCGGCAAGGAGGATGAGCCGACCCTGCTGGTGTTTCCCGAGGCGCAGTACCTCGACATCGCCGACTGCAAATCGCTCTACGACCAGGCTTTGCAGCAATGCGCGGCCTTGCAGAACCGCTTCGTGATCATGGATGTGCATGGTGGTGCCGTGTCGCTCAACGATCCCGGCGCAGATATCAACACTGCGGTGAAGAACTTCCGTGACAACGGCACGCCGGCCAACAACCTCAAATACGGTGCCGCTTACGCGCCAAATCTGGAAACCACGGTGCGTTTCGCCTATGACGACACCCAGACCCATGTGATTGTCGGCGCCGCCGACTCCACACTCG
Coding sequences within:
- the zipA gene encoding cell division protein ZipA produces the protein MTLQPVLAFAWNPAVGIPMLIVGIIVLALLWLFGQPKKEQGKRRIVPSPQTGERREPTLGASDAESIDDDFYTSDIKPQQGELEVGLREELERLGAALSGDRSKEPAPAPGPKGQKSRQQPKLADHVASIIDALRAPSSGDVTPFDAPVTAQEASPPVAATATPSAATVQRSEVGRRPAQLPVERIVTLFVVAREGGRFHGPDLIVAAEKAGLEFGDMGIYHRLVDGKRELGPLFSVANMLKPGNFDLSRLEDLRTPGVSFFMTLPAPLPALDAWDAMLPTAQRLAELLDGLVLDEERNALGRQGIAHIRDQLRGWDRDHEGKEIIFGR
- a CDS encoding phage tail sheath C-terminal domain-containing protein, producing the protein MAYNTPGVYVEEISSLPPSVAGVATAIPAFIGYTQQAMLSTAGDLTLKPTRIAAMVDYEKHFGGADPELKIKVTIASAADGSLNAVATLAEADRSHHLMWYALRLYFDNGGGPCYICSVGGYGALDLTELENGLTAVGKEDEPTLLVFPEAQYLDIADCKSLYDQALQQCAALQNRFVIMDVHGGAVSLNDPGADINTAVKNFRDNGTPANNLKYGAAYAPNLETTVRFAYDDTQTHVIVGAADSTLDTLETTNTQNYNLALGAINKLTCKLPPSGAVAGIYAAVDNARGVWKAPANLSVADAIQPTIAIDSTTQDSMNVDSTSGKSVNAIRAFTGVGTLVWGARTLAGNDNEWRYVNVRRFCIFAEESIRRATRQFVFEPNDANTWVKVKGMIENFLTSLWRQGALMGAKTSDAFSVQVSLGSTMTALDVLEGRMVVVVGLCPVRPAEFIVLRFVQTMPVS
- the smc gene encoding chromosome segregation protein SMC, producing MRLSTIKLAGFKSFVDPTTLHLPSNMIGVVGPNGCGKSNIIDAIRWVMGESAASRLRGDSLTDVIFSGSNTRKPVGQATVELIFDNADGSVQGEYGQYAEISVKRQVTRDGQSAYYLNGARCRRRDITDLFLGTGLGPRSYSIIEQGMISQIIEAHPEELRTHLEEAAGISKYKERRKETESRIKATRENLDRVRDVRDEVDKQLEHLNRQARAAERWKALKEEQTRKDAELRALEYRGLKSQHDGEGAGLSAAEIEIEKQLAGQRQIEAQLESVRERHTDASEHLNAVQSEVYKVGGEIARVEQQVRYNKETAERLQRAQADAAREHAELAAHIATDGEQVEALRLALAEGEPRLEALQQLQDDTGEAQRSTEAKLADWQQRWDSHTRNAGESNRAAEVERTKLNYLDRQAIDLARRREVLETEQKATDMAALDAAGEQLANEHDTQRERVETLGSLLDQHKSSHEKVLEDERQVQSTLNEARQQLQTARGRHASLEALQHAALGQEENAASSWLARLGLDHSRRLGAALQVEAGWETAVETALSGFLDSVLVDQAHALASEFPAIENADVALLDASEGGGNTAGTLAAQVRGPAAAMAILGQVFTASSIDEARQRAASLAPHQSVMTAAGEWLGPGWARVRRAQGSQVGVLARERELRTLTEQIAMLEAQLEEASEQLDTLRTSKFETERARDDAQRELYNAHRRQSELAGQLQSHRGKLETARARAEKVNGELADLTRQIDELQGQTREARARLDESVGLMGDLEDQRRELENERRGLLEAREEARMNAREAADQSHSLALSLESKRSSLSSLEQTLGRMDAQLRQIEARRNEITEQLAAGSDPIAELEAERQAYLEQRLLVDKQLVEARRALEDCDIEFRKLEQQRHLAEQGLASLREGLSQKRLAAQALQLRADQLAEAIAASGLELETLLAELAPDIDANQWRSQLADLGQKIARLEPVNLAAIQEHAEQSERKTYLDNQLADLVDAMETLEGAIKKIDRETRQRFKETFDKVNAGVQELFPRLFGGGHAYLELTGDDLLNTGVTIMARPPGKRPSNISLLSGGEKALTAVALVFAIFGLNPAPFCLLDEVDAPLDEANVGRFSSLVREMSEHVQFIFISHNKATMEAATQLCGVTMREPGVSRLVQVDLAEAAKLAGAA
- a CDS encoding DUF4255 domain-containing protein, encoding MLSHALTIVANELERHLADAYGAPAVSPQVRLGNIAEGVGGGSPGAIPRDVLAFSMINIREEKTLKNLVQPVRNDATLRVQYQNPALYLNFHIMVVATHTSYTNALLLLSRTIKFFQFNNVFNQNSVAPDSLTTNAPTNPLDQLETFKLIFDIYSPTLEEVNHLWGTLGGKQYPFALYTLRLLEMTFRAIQAEGGLITEVAGDTSLRSFQQIGLGG
- the msrA gene encoding peptide-methionine (S)-S-oxide reductase MsrA produces the protein MNTERAVLAGGCFWGMQDLIRQRDGVLSTRVGYSGGDVPNATYRNHGSHAEAIEIVFDPSRISYRTLLEFFFQIHDPSTPNRQGNDRGTSYRSGIYYTSKQQKEIAEDTIADVNASGLWPGKAVTELAPAGDFWEAEPEHQDYLERYPQGYTCHFIRADWKLPRRSTGG
- the msrB gene encoding peptide-methionine (R)-S-oxide reductase MsrB yields the protein MPTYTRNAEALSNLTPEQFRVTQESGTERPGTGEYLHNHEPGIYVDVVSGEPLFASSDKFESGCGWPSFTKPVEPAHVNELRDMTHGMVRIEVRSAHGDSHLGHVFPDGPRDRGGLRYCINSASLRFVHRDEMEARGYGAWLDQVEDVR
- a CDS encoding sigma-54 dependent transcriptional regulator — protein: MPVMLGQSKVFGQMLAQLHCYSRCDVQILLEGETGTGKELAAREIHYASERRERPFVPVNCGALPDTLIENELFGHERGAYTDAKSAQPGLIEHARGGTLFLDEVDSLSIKAQVTLLRFLENNEYRPVGGGVTRFSNARIVAATNASLETQVAAGLFRRDLQHRLNALHVRLPPLRERGGDVPMLAEHFLRQVSQSMDRPAKHWSAGALRVLDAHDWPGNVRELENVVLRSYLGTDGAVIDAFTLDGLITSVSNISSHSPASTLQDDGELHYVSAKHNAMSAFERSYLFGLMTKTSGNITAAARLSGTDRRQLGKLLKKHCIETGVFR